The following proteins are co-located in the Silene latifolia isolate original U9 population chromosome 1, ASM4854445v1, whole genome shotgun sequence genome:
- the LOC141608190 gene encoding protein NRT1/ PTR FAMILY 5.5-like: MHPNFSSFSKFFSNPERGINFISELLLLVSFYVANYHLSVLYALFTDVWKLKLYDAVILTNIQDGSKSVFPILVACLADTCLGDSFMLLLSALLYFMGLLILYLIFPIGEENDRGFTTLDVFFYLSLVLITVGQCGYVKYNGDGDEERRIQDRAVSDHEDERRGGNEIQDTSKDDRTRSRLWIYTHKIFTRLWSEIIYFRIVIVGMPIAIFLIPGGRPEFLCLAVLLISTSAVFFIGKVYYRSFTKPQTSSLVQVFRVCLAAFNKRHYDSKGTSRYYGDADSTPQPELKNSDTSRDDSRVDHDIDNNNSEPKLRFLDKATLYNPSTENADTEFDNHRLFKVSQVNDTRRFFKAIRLSSIFLLYGVLTSVGDTFFTGQANNMDAQVYSFEIPIEVITYSPRVTQELVSRLCRWVRKKHVKGPYYPFYGAARVGLAMLLSVPCFVVAFLVEAKRLKAINTDSNISVFWLMPQLFLLGAMDGLAKTGIEDFFEQEMPKPISSSYGNLFSEGVVGVGQLLGCLWFVCWYSVSKIDGSSGWFGDDIDGSHLDRYYLVMAGFGFISCIICGIVSARRYLRKSQGFPETPAPRSDKVVQSTESNLINRPLPASMSFSRRSKESNSGPLVYEMKALPVTPSNSGNSSFQVMVDK; the protein is encoded by the exons AATTACTACTACTTGTGAGCTTCTATGTAGCAAATTATCATTTGAGTGTGCTATACGCACTGTTCACGGATGTGTGGAAATTAAAACTGTACGATGCAGTCATACTAACAAATATCCAGGATGGATCTAAATCAGTGTTTCCGATTCTCGTAGCATGCCTCGCCGATACTTGTCTTGGCGACAGCTTCATGCTTCTACTCTCCGCCTTGTTATACTTCATG GGGCTATTGATATTGTACTTGATATTTCCTATAGGCGAAGAAAATGATAGAGGTTTTACAACACTAGATGTTTTCTTTTATCTTTCTTTGGTTCTTATAACTGTGGGGCAATGTGGTTATGTAAAATATAATGGGGATGGAGACGAGGAGAGACGTATACAAGATAGAGCCGTCAGTGATCATGAAGATGAAAGACGAGGAGGTAATGAAATACAAGACACTAGCAAAGATGATAGAACAAGAAGCCGTTTATGGATTTACACCCACAAAATATTTACTCGACTTTGGTCTGAAATTATCTACTTTCGGATAGTAATAGTCGGCATGCCAATTGCCATATTTCTCATTCCTGGAGGAAGGCCTGAATTTCTTTGTCTCGCCGTTCTTCTCATATCAACCTCCGCAGTCTTCTTTATTGGAAAGGTGTATTACCGCTCTTTTACAAAACCTCAAACGAGCTCACTTGTACAAGTTTTCCGAGTGTGCCTAGCTGCATTTAATAAACGGCATTATGACTCCAAAGGAACTTCTAGATACTACGGTGATGCAGATAGTACTCCTCAACCTGAACTAAAGAACTCTGATACCAGCAGAGACGATAGCCGCGTTGATCATGACATAGATAATAACAACTCTGAACCTAAACTACG GTTCCTTGATAAAGCTACATTATATAACCCATCGACGGAGAATGCTGATACTGAATTTGATAACCATAGACTTTTCAAAGTCAGCCAAGTCAACGACACCAGGCGTTTCTTCAAAGCAATCAGGCTATCCTCGATATTCCTGTTGTACGGTGTACTGACATCAGTAGGCGATACATTCTTTACAGGTCAAGCAAACAATATGGATGCTCAAGTCTACTCATTTGAAATACCCATTGAAGTAATTACCTACAGCCCAAGAGTAACTCAAGAGCTTGTTAGCCGATTGTGCCGTTGGGTACGGAAAAAGCATGTTAAAGGACCATACTATCCATTTTATGGTGCAGCACGAGTAGGGCTGGCAATGCTGCTATCAGTTCCTTGTTTTGTGGTCGCATTCCTGGTTGAGGCTAAAAGACTGAAAgccataaacaccgactcaaaTATCAGTGTGTTTTGGCTCATGCCTCAGCTTTTTTTACTCGGAGCCATGGACGGCTTAGCTAAAACCGGCATAGAGGATTTCTTTGAACAGGAAATGCCCAAGCCAATTAGTAGCTCATATGGAAATTTATTTTCAGAAGGTGTGGTGGGTGTTGGGCAATTACTTGGTTGTCTTTGGTTTGTCTGTTGGTATTCAGTATCAAAGATAGACGGTAGTTCCGGTTGGTTTGGAGATGACATTGATGGTAGCCATCTTGACAGATACTACCTTGTTATGGCTGGATTTGGCTTCATTAGCTGCATCATATGCGGTATTGTTTCAGCTAGACGCTATCTTCGTAAGTCACAAGGGTTTCCTGAAACACCTGCTCCACGTAGTGACAAAGTGGTTCAGTCAACtgaaagtaatttaattaatagaCCCCTCCCAGCTTCAATGTCTTTCTCTCGCAGGAGTAAGGAGTCAAACTCTGGACCACTTGTTTATGAGATGAAAGCTTTACCAGTCACACCATCCAACTCTGGTAATTCATCATTTCAGGTCATGGTAGATAAGTGA